From the Hordeum vulgare subsp. vulgare chromosome 1H, MorexV3_pseudomolecules_assembly, whole genome shotgun sequence genome, the window TCCCACTTTGCTCTGCTTACCTTAGCTTAATATACTTTGTGAAGATGATGATGTTTGTAGTGCTAGCCAAATGATCCAGTTATTGAGAGAGGGAAGTTGACCGTTGCGTAAATTTAGGCTGGCTATTTCCAAGCCTCAACTTCACATGAATGAATTTTCACCAAGAATAAAAACACATACATGTAGATAGAAAGCTAGTTCTTCTGTGCAAGATAATGTATATATTCTGCACATCATGAGATGCCCCTCTCCTTTCATCTACCTATCCGCCTTTTCAGTCGAGGGAGACAACACTGTGTGCTCAAACTATCCTAGCCCTCCAAGGAACAACACATACATTCCAAATTGGCTCCGTctgtatgactagagatccctacaTTGGTTGCTTGATGATTTATTAATCAGAGCAATCCTCGAATCGTAACAACGACTTATATCAGATACTATCATGTTTAAAAATATAGGAATATGTcgtatatgtatgtatgcatatGTACTGGGATTCCGTTATTTGGAAGTTAACCCGTGCATATGAACGTGTCACAGTAGACAGTACTGAACTGACAAAATCTGTCTCGTATGAGAAGGGAACTCTAAAGGAAAATGCTCGTAGAAATACATGAAATGAGTCTAGTTTACATGAGCTAGCATCTTCCTGAAAAGCTTTGCTCCGGTTTTTCGAAATATGAGGGGGAATCCTGCATCTTTGCTACGGCTTTTAGGCAGATATGATTCCTAGGGAGAGATCTCCGGTGGATGGATGGACCGGTCCACACGTCCAAAGAATCAAACGCAAGTTGCGCCTGCCGCCCCCCCGGCTCAATGCATCCGATGCAAACACCAGGACTCCGTGAGCATAGAGCAAGCAAGGAGCTGCAGCATAGCATTCTGTCAATTCCTTATCCAAGACCATTGGAGATGGAAAGATAGATATATTCGTTCGGTCCCTAGAGCCCGGGGGTGTCCATCGTCTCTTTTGGGATCTGTTCGTCAACCGGGTGGTGGAGATTGCGCGACATGTAAAGAATGGAGGTTCTTAGCCCACATCCCTGcatctttttctcctctcaaatggatgaatcaatCATGTTATTCCCTAAACTAATGCATGGACAAGCAAAATTCGTTTTTGAACGAGGGCAACACCCCAGACTTCTCTGTCATTGATGGCGACAGAATGAAAGATTCAGAGGCATGCGTTATTTGTTTTTTGAGACAATTGCACTATGCTTCGTGCTTTTGAAACGCTCACCTTACGAGGAGCTCTCTGCTGATCCATGGCAGGCCGGATCACACGGCCGAGACATCGCCATGCAGGATAGATGCTTCCGTTGTTGATGTGAGCAGGGTACGCATGGGCATGCATCGATCCACGCTTCTTAATTCCTAAAGCAGCTAGCACTCTGTCCAAATGTTAAATTTTGTACTGGTGcgtagcatgcacgcatggtCAGGTATttcaaaactaaataccaaaaagaaaatatagcgatCAACGCATGATTTTCACGAAGGATTAGTTACGGAAAGTAAATTTGATGCTGAAAATTGCTCACAACAAAGCTGCCAACGTGCCCATGCGGCGACGCCATGCTAGGGAAGTTAAAAGTTGAACACTGCAAACATGTGTAGTACTTGAGTTGAGAGGAGAGGCAAGCAAGATGCGCAGAGCACCAAAGGCTTCACAGGTTTCTACTTGGAGCAAAGGCCAGCTAGCTGGCAGCTTTTACTTAGATGGAAGCAAAGGCCTGAGAGGGCGCAAGCATCCAGTTTCTACAACTATAATATCTAGATGATGTGTATAATGTTGGATACAACTCCAAACGTCAAGCGATGAGAATGCCCTCGTGTGCATATGGGCCCAAAAAAGGCGCCCCGCTCAggtatagttcaccatctttcgggtcccgataggcgtgctccaactcgaacccttagaTACTTAGgagaggggagggggggggggtctgtCAGTTTGATGACATCACTTAATTTTTCCATTACACACAACACAACTCGAAAACCCTGACAGAAACTTGTTGTCCTGTTCTCAGTTACCTCTGAACCCACAGAGAGAGACATGACACACCCCTATGGCCTATCCTGATGGCTTATAAATAGCAGCCCTTGCAGCAAGAGACACACGAACCCAAACGACCAGAGCGTCTCCAAGAGCAAACAACTTCCAGGAACCCAACATACTAGATATAGGAAGCATTAGCTTAGTAGAATCCCACCAGGGAAGCTTTACCTGCTCCAAAGATGTCTTCTGGGTCATCGCGGAGCACCTCACCGAGCTCGGACTCGGAGTGGagcaagaaggagaacaagatgtTCGAGGAGGCGCTGGCCTACTACGGCGAGGGTGCCCAAAACCTCTGGGAGAAGGTGGCCTGCGCCATGGGGGGCACCAAATCCGCCGAGGAGGTGCGCCGCCACTTCCAGATCCTTGTCGACGACGTCAAGAACATCGAGTACGGCCGCATCCCCTTCCCCAAGTACAAGACTCAAGGATTCTGGACCTGAAAGGTATAATCCTCAACCAAACTGCCACATACATAGGATGCTCTCATGTTAAGAAGTTTTCAGTTGAACATAATTATGCATAACAGTTACTGCTGTATTTGTCTGCTTACTGGGAAAAGTAGATGTTTGAACTCAATGTCAAAGGCACAGCATCTAAGGACATTTATctttatttcatttttctttagATGTAACTATACCATGCAAGCATGACGACTGGCACCATCAACTGTGCGAGCCAAAAGTACTTAACTGCATCCACCCTGGCCCAATGTATTGGTAGTTTAATCTTAGCACAATCAGACAATTCACCTACTTCAAGAACAAAAACTTGGATGGACCTTGCAGTCTTTCTCCCCTCTCGTGCTTTCAGCTTAGCTATTTCCTCTATAGTTTTTCCTAGATTTTGTGCAGCTCCACACTATCTGCACAACCATTCCCCTAATAACCTACatagaacaaaagaaaagaaaagaaaagaacaaGTCTCTTGTATTTGAGTATTTGTGTTCAAAGTTCAGATATGCTTACAGTACAAATGTTTTCTCATGTTTTCAGGATGAAGCAGTGTAAGCTCCAGCGGACAGTGAACACAGTTGTACAAACTACGTAGATCTCTAAGAAGTAAAACTCCAGTAGCAAGCAAAGAATCCAGCATTGGTTAGAATAACAGGAAGGAAAGGAGTATTGGCTATTGTGTGTGTACAAAGTATTCTTAGGTCATGTCCTTGAGTCTGTCTCTATGTTGTTATAGATTCTGGTCTACATTCAAGAACTGTGTGCTGTAAACTGTCATGGAAACTCATGTATTTGTGTTATTTGTAAGAAGTCGTACCTGTAGCATTTTGTTGCCTTCAATATCTGGTTTGGCTGTCCACCATGTTCAGAAAGCACACAGAATCCTTGTCACCACTACCTTCCTAAAAGAGAGGTCACTAAACATTGTTCAAGAACCACAGGAAGAACCTAATACCAGAATAATTTATTACATCTGAGCCCACCAATATTCACTGTTAAGCATCCTCGAATAGAGATTGGTATTACGGTAGAATCAAGAACAATCCTGCATATTTGGCTACGATAAAATCATGATTCCGACAAAAAGAAGTTGCGAGTATTAAGTAGAGTATAATCGAGCTCAGCAGGCTGTATATATCAAGCCAAGGCTGAACAATGATAGAAGATCACAGTGCACAGACATGGACATACGGGGGCTTTCCATATATTTCCATCAACAGAAATTTCCCTCTTCTCTACAAGTACCAGGACAGGATGAAATTAAATTTTGTTGAT encodes:
- the LOC123450824 gene encoding protein RADIALIS-like 3, yielding MSSGSSRSTSPSSDSEWSKKENKMFEEALAYYGEGAQNLWEKVACAMGGTKSAEEVRRHFQILVDDVKNIEYGRIPFPKYKTQGFWT